GCTGCTGTTCGGCTGGCGCGGCGCCGAGGCCGTCGACACCGACGCGCTGGAGGAGGTGCTGCTGCGGGTCTCCCGCCTCGTCGACGACCTGCCCGAGGTCGCCTCGGTCGACCTGGAGCCCGTCGTGGTCGCCCCGCACGGCCTGGCGGTGCTCGGCGCCCGGGTCCGGATCGCCCCCCTGCCGGTCCGCACCGATCTGGGACCGCGCGCCATGAGCACGCTGTAACCTTGCGTGGTTGCCCGCTCGGCAGGACCGGGCGGCCCCCGGCGCGGTGCGGGCCGGGCGACCCGGCGCAGTGCCACCCGCCGCAGCGGCGGGACATGCCAGGATGGAGATATGGCGAAGACCGGTACCACCACGCAGGACCTGCGGTCCGCGATCGAGCGCAGCGGCTACTACCCCGCGCTGGTCTCCGAGGCGGTGGAGTCCGCGGTGGGCCCCGAGCCGATCACCTCGTACCTGGTGCACCAGGAGACCACCTTCGACGCCAACGAGGTCCGCCGGCACGTCACCGTGCTGGTGCTCACCGCCTCCCGCTTCGTGGTCAGCCACACCGACGAGCAGAACGGCGACGCGGCCACCCCCGTCCCGTACGCCACCACCTCCACCGAGACCGTCCGCCTCGACCGGATCACCTCCGTCGTGGTCAGCCGGATGGTCGCCAACCCCGAGACGTACACGCCCGGCACCCCGCCCCGCGAGGTCGTCCTCACCATCGGCTGGGGCGCCGTGCAGCGCCTCGACCTGGAGCCGGCCGGCTGCTCCGACCCCAACTGCGACGCGGACCACGGCTACACCGGCTCCGCCACCGCGGACGACCTGTCGCTGCGGGTCAGCGAGGCCGGGGACGGGCCGGAGACGGTCGCCCAGGCGCTGGTGTTCGCCCGGGCGCTGTCCGAGGCGACCGTGGCCAACGGCTGACCGGCATGCACCACGAGGACCCCTTCGACCCGCTCGACCCGGCCGACGCCCCCGCCCCGCGCTACGGCTGCGCCTCGCTCTCCGACCTGCTGCCCACCCTCGCGGCGGGCCTCGGCGTGCCCGGCTACCGGCCCGTGCTGCCGCTGGAGCCCGCCGACCGGGTCTGCGTGTTCCTGGTCGACGGCCTCGGCTGGGAGCTGATCCGGGCCAACCCGGACTGGGCGCCCTTCCTCAACTCGCTGACCGCCGGGCGGGCCCCGATCACCGCCGGGTTCCCGTCCACCACCGCCACCTCGCTGGCCTCGGTCGGCACCGGCCTGCCGCCCGGGCAGCACGGCCTGGCCGGGTACACGGTGATGATCCCGGACAGCGGCCGGCTGATGAACCAGCTGCGCTGGAACCCGCCGGTCGACCCGCACGCCTGGCAGCCGTACCCCACCGTCTTCGAACTGGCCCACCGGGCGGGCGTGGCCACCGCCCAGGTCTCCTCCCCGCTGTTCGCCTCCACCCCGCTCACCCAGGTCGCGCTCTCCGGCGGCACCTTCCTCGGCCGCACCACCGGCGAGGAGCGCATCGACCGGGCCGCCGCCTGGCTGGCCGAGCACGACCGCGCCCTGGTCTACACGTACCTGAGCGAACTCGACGCCGCCGGGCACCGGTTCGGCGTCGACTCCGACGAGTGGCGGCTCACCCTCTTCACGGTCGACCGCCTCGCCCGCCGCCTCGCCGAGCAGCTCCCGCCGCGCTCCGCGCTCTACGTCACCGCCGACCACGGCATGATCGACATCGCCCCGGAGCACCGGATCGACTTCGACGAGGACTGGGAGCTGTCGGCCGGCGTCGCCCTGCTCGGCGGCGAGGGCCGGGCCCGGCACGTCTACGCCCACCCCGGTGCGGCCGCCGACGTGCACGCCGTGTGGAGCGAGGTGCTCGGCGAGCAGATGTGGGTCGCCACCCGCGAACAGGCCGTCGCCGCGGGCTGGTTCGGCCCCGCGGTGGACGAGCGGGTGCTGCCCCGGATCGGCGACGTGGTCGCCGCCGCCCGCGACGACATCGCGATCATCGCCTCCCGCAGCGAACCCGGCGAGTCCCAGATGGTCGGCCTGCACGGCTCGATGACCCCCGTCGAACAGCTCGTGCCGCTGCTCGAAGTCCGCGGCTGAGCCCGCCCGTTGACCTCCCCGCCCGAAAGGCTGCTGTCCCACCATGGCTGAACTGGTGTTCTTCTCGGGCACGATGGACTGCGGCAAGTCGACGCTCGCCCTCCAGATGGACCACAACCACGCCGCCCGCGGCCGCCAGGGCATCATCTTCACCCGCCACGACCGGGCCGGCGCCGCCACCATCTCCAGCCGGCTCGGCCTGCGGGCCGACGCGGTCGAGGTCGGCGACGCCTTCGAGTTCCAGGCGTACGTCGTCCACCTGCTCTCGGCCGGCGGCAAGGTCGACTACCTGATCTGCGACGAGGCGCAGTTCTTCTCCACCGAGCAGATCGACCAACTCGCGCGGATCGTCGACGAGTTGGGCATCGACGTGTTCACCTTCGGGATCACCACCGACTTCCGCACCAAGCTCTTCCCCGGCTCCCAGCGCCTGATCGAACTCGCCGACCGGGTCGAGGTCCTCCAGGTCGAGGCGCTCTGCTGGTGCGGCGCCCGCGCCACCCACAACGCCCGCACCGTCGGCGGCGTCATGGTCGTCGAGGGGGCCCAGGTGGTGGTCGGGGACGTCGCCGTCAACGAGGACGAGATCGGCTACGAGGTGCTCTGCCGCCGCCACCACCGCCGCCGGCTCACCGCCGCCACCTCCCGCGCGGCCGTCCTCTCCCCGGACGTCCTCCCCTTCGAGGGCTGAGCCCGGCGAGGGGCGAGCGGGGGCCGGGGGCCGGGCGCGGCGCGCGGATCGTTTCGCCGGGTGACGTGATCCCCGACCCGGCCCCGGGGGCCGCCCCCGCGCGCCACAATGACGGCATGACCTCGCCCCTGATCACCGTCGCCGAACTCGCCGACGCGCTCGGCACCGACCGCGCGCCCGTCCTGCTCGACATCCGCTGGGCGCTCGGCGGCCCGCCCGGAGCCGAGGAGTACGCCGGGGGCCACCTGCCCGGCGCGCACTACCTCGACCTCGACCACGAGCTCGCCGACCCGCCCGGCCCGGCCGGCCGCCACCCGCTGCCCGACCCCGACCGCCTGGCCGCCGCCCTGCGCCGGGCCGGCGTCAGCGCGGACCGCCCCGTCGTCGCCTACGACGCCGGACCGGCCCTCTCCGCCGCCCGCGCCTGGTGGCTGCTGCGCTGGGCCGGCCACCCCGACGTCCGCGTCCTCGACGGCGGCCTCGCCGCGTGGACCGCCGCCGGCCACCCGCTCACCACCGACACCCCGGCCCCCGGCGACGGCGACTTCAAGGTCGAGCCCGGCCACCTCCCCACCGTGGACGCGGCCGGGGCGGCCGAACTCGCCCGCACCGGCCTGCTCCTGGACGCCCGGGCCGGCGAGCGCTACCGCGGCGAGACCGAGCCGATCGACCCCCGGGCCGGCCACATCCCCGGCGCCGCCTCCGCCCCCACCGCCGAGAACCTGGCCGCGGACGGCCGCTTCCTGCCCCCGGCCGCGCTGGCCGCACGCTTCGCCGCGCTCCGGCTCACCGACCCGGCCGCCACCGCTGTCTACTGCGGCTCCGGCGTCACCGCCGCCCACCAGATCCTCGCGCTCACCGTGGCCGGGCACGACGGCGTCGCCCTCTACCCGGGCTCCTGGAGCGAGTGGTCCGCGAACCCGGACAACCCCGTGGCGTAGGCCCCGCCAGGGGCTCGCCGGTTCCCCGAGCCCCTGATGGTGCCTTCCCCGGCGGGAGCCGCTACTCGGGCTTCTTGCGCCGCGACCCGAAGACGATCTCGTCCCAGCTCGGCACCGTCGCCCGGCGGCCCGGGCGGACGCCGTCCGCCTCGGCCTGGCGGTCGGTGGTGCCGACCAGGCGGTCCCGGTGCGGGGCGACCGCGCGCGGCATCAGGATGTCCGCGTACGCGGAGCCCGCGCCGACGCTCGCGGCGGGGGCCGCCGTCTCCTCGATCTCCTCGGGCTCCTCGGTGACCGTGGTCTCCACGCTCGGCCCGATCGGGGTCAGGTCGCCCCGGTAGGAGGGGACCACGTCCAGCAGGCTGGTCAGGGAGTCCCGCTCGGGGACGGCCGCGGCCGCCGTCGCGGCGGAGGCGGTGGCCTCCCGGGCCTCGCGCACCTGCATGATGCGGTCGGCGGAGGGCCGCTCGATCATCGGGCGGGCCGGGCGGTCCTGGGGGAGCCGGGCGATCCGCGGGATGAACGGGAAGACCGAGTCCTCCTCGCGCTCGACGTTCTCGCCGATCAGCGCGCGGGCCTCGTCGTCGTTGGGCTGGACCAGCCGCCGGGGCGGGTCGTAGGACCAGCCGGCCCGCCGGTGCTCGCCCTCGGCGCGGTAGACGAGGATGACCTCCCAGGTGCCGTCGTCGCGGCGCCAGGAGTCCCAGCGTTCGGTGTCCTTCTCGGCGCCGCGCAGCGCGAGGCGCTCGGCGACGGCCTCGCCGAGCTGCGGGCCGGTGGACTCGCCGTGCCGGCGGATCGCCGTCTTGCGGGCGCGCTCGGCCATGAAGGCGCGCTCGGCGAGGACCGGGCCCTCGAAGCGGCGGACGCGTTCCACCGAGATGCCGGCGGCCTGGGCGACCTCCTCGGCGGAGGCACCGGCTCGTATCCGCGCCTGGATGTCACGGGGGCGGAGGTGGCTCTCCACCTCGATCTCGATCTGGCCGAGCCGCGGGCGGTCACCCCGGACGGCGGCGCGCAGCCGCTCGTCGATCGGCAGGGTGTACTCCGTGCTGTCGGCAGCCTTGAGCACCAGCCGTGTGCCGTCGTTGCTGACGGCCACGACGCGCAGTTCGGGCACGGTTACCTCCCGGGTGGTGCCTGCCGACGTCACCTGCGTCGCTGCTCCCGTACTGAGTGTGGCCTGCCCGCTGGCGAGTGGCCACAACCTTGCAGAGTTACCCGGCGTGTCGGGCTTTCGCCCGGGCGCGCCGCTGTGGCACGGTTGCCTGTTTGCCACGTCGACGGTCGACATCGCACCCGGGCGCCCGGTCCAGCCGTCTGACGATTCGTCGACAACGAGTCCGAAGGCTCAGGCTCCACGAACAGTACTCCATTCGTGGCATCCGGAGGGGCGGCTCGCCGCTCAAGTCTCCCGCGAATCACCGGAATCTCAAGAGCGGGCACCCCATTGACCCGCCGACGATCAACGGACGGTGATCATCTTCACATATATCGACCGGGGAGAACCGGATTTTCGACCCTTGTGTCCTTCTTTGGGCAAGATGGAGAGACTTGTTCGAAATTCCGACACGCCGACCGAGGGACAGGGATGCCGCAGCAGAGCCAGCAGTTCGCGCACGGACCGGCCGGGGCCGAGGAGAAGGCGGAGCGCAGACGGCTTGACCTGACGGCCACTCAGGTCGCGGCGAGTGCCATGGCGGCGGTGGCCGGCGCGGTACTCGCCTCGGAACTCGGAGTGTACGGAACGATACTCGGTGCGGCCGTCGTCTCGGTGGGGGCGACCATCGGAAGCGCGCTCTTCCAGCACCTGTTCAAACGCACCGGGGAACAACTGCGCAACGCGGTGGAACGCGGCACCGAATCCACTCCCGCCGCGCACCCCAAGCCCGCCCCGCCGGACGGAATCAGCCCGGACTGGAACGCCCCCCGGGTTCTGCGCGCGAAACGCCGCTGGACGTGGAAGTCGTACGCGGCGGTCTCCGCGCTGGTGTTCGTGGTCGCGATGGTGCCGATCGTCGCGGTGGAACTCGCGGCCGGGAAGCCCCTGCACGCCATCACCACCGGGGAGGACGGCGGCGGTACCTCGTTCAACCCCTCGCGGCCGTCCGGCGACCGGCAGCCGGAGCAGGACGGGGACCGCGACGGCGCGCCGTCCGCCGGGCCGTCCCCGTCCGGCGCCTCGCCCTCGCCGTCCGCGCCCTCCTCGCCGTCGGCCGCCCCCTCGGCGGCGCCGAGCGGTTCGGCCGAGCCGTCCGGGGCGGCGTCCGCGCAGCCCTCGGCCGGTGGTTCGGCCCGGCCGTCCGGGTCGGCCCCGGCGAGCGGGGAGCCCGCGCCGGCCGCCTCCCCGGGCGCCGGGGGCACGCTGCCCGGGACGGCGCAGCCGACCGGCTGACCGGGGGGCCGGTCAGGCGCCCAGCACCCGGCGCAGGTAGTCGTTGGCGAACCGGCGCTCCGGGTCGACCTTGTCGCGCAGCGCCGTGAAGTCGCCGAAGTGCGGGTACACCGAGGACAGGTACTCGGCGTCCCGGGTGTGCAGCTTGCCCCAGTGCGGGCGGCCCCGGTGGGCGGCCATCAGCTTCTCTACCTCGGTGAAGTAGGACAGTTCGCGGGTGCCCCGGTACAGGTGGACGGCGATGTACGCGCTGTCCCGCCCGTTCGCGGTGGACAGCCACAGGTCGTCCGCCGGGGCCACCCGCACCTCCACCGGGAAGCTGATCCGCCAGTCCGAGCGCTCCACCATCGCCCGCAGCTCGCGCAGCACCTCGGTCGCCGCCTCGCGCGGCACCGCGTACTCCATCTCGATGAAGCGCACCTTGCGCGGGCTGGTGTAGACCTTGTACGGCTGGTCGGTGAACCGGCGCTCGGACCAGGCCCGGCTGGCGATCTTGGCGATGGTCGGGATCGCGCCCGGGAAGCTGCGGCCCACCCGGCAGGCGCCCTCCCAGACCGTGTTCGACACGAAGTCGTCGTCCAGCCACGCCTTGAACTTCGGCAGCGGCTCGGCCGGGCCCTGGCTGCGGTTGTTCCGCTTGGTCGAGCAGCGGTCGGTGTGCGGGAACCAGTAGAACTCGAAGTGCTCGTTGACGGCGGTCAGGTCGTCGAAGGAGTGCAGCACCTCGTCGAAGCCCATCGGCTTCTCGTGCGCGCTCAGCAGGAACATCGGCTCCACCGCGAAGGTCAGCGCGCTCACCACGCCCAGCGCGCCCAGGCCCAGCCGCGCGCCCTGGAACAGCTCCGGGTCCTCGGTCGCCGAGCAGGTCCGCACCGAGCCGTCGGCGAGGACGATCTCGACCTGCTGGATCTGCGCCGCGAGCGAGCCGGAGTCCCGGCCGGTGCCGTGGGTGCCGGTGCTGGTCGCGCCGGCGACGGTCTGCACCTCGATGTCGCCCATGTTCGTCAGCGAGAGGCCGGCGGCCGCGAGCAGGCGGTTCAGCCGTTGCAGCGGCAGGCCGGACTCGACGGTGACCGTCCCGGCGGCGCGGTCGATCGAGCGGACGGCGGTCAGGTTGTCCGGGCGCACCAGCACGGCGTCCCCGGCGGCCGCGATCGAGGTGAACGAGTGCCCGGAGCCCACCGCCTTCACCGGCAGCCCGGCCTGCCCGGCGGCGACGACCGCGGCCGAGAGCTCCTCCACCGAACCCGGCGCCACCACCCGCGCGGGCCGTGCGCTCTGGTTCCCCGCCCAGTTCCGCCAGACCTCGGTCATCTCCAGAGCCTCCCGCTCGCGCGTGTCCTACCTTCCGGTTCTACCGGTGGGTACGGGGAGCGTAGTCACAAAGGGAGGATGAAACCAGGGGCTCGAGGAACGGCGAGAGGCCCCGCCGGGGGCTCGGGGAACGGCGAGAGGCCCCGCCGGGGGCTCGGGGAACGGCGAGCCCGGGGCTGCGGACGGTGCACTGCCGTGGCGCGCATCTGCTTCTGGTTCCTGTCACGGCACGCAGCAGCACGGACACTCCGATGGGCTCCGGCCGTCAGCAGCACGGACCCGCCGTTCCCCGGGCCCCTGATGGCGTCTCCCGCCGTTCTCAGCGGGCCCCGGACGGGGCTTGCGCCGCGGGTGCCTGCACGGCGGTGAGCAGTTGCGTGCGCAGGCGGGGGAGCCCCGCGTAGCCGACCGTCGCGGCGAGGACGGCCGCGGCGACCGGGACCCAGTAGCCGTGGGCGCTGCCGGCCGCGTCGACGACGATGCCGGCGGCGGAGGAGCCGGCGGCGACGCCGAGGGCCAGGCCGGTGGTGGTCCAGGTCATGCCCTCGGTGAGGCGGGCGGCGGGGACGAGCCGTTCGACCAGGGCCATGGCGGTGATCAGGGTGGGGGAGATGGCGAGGCCGGAGAGGAAGAGCGCGGCGCCGACGCCGAACAGGGCCGCGGTGCCGTGCAGGAACTGCGCGGCCAGGACGAGCGGGGCCATCCCGGCGGCCATCACGCCGACGCCGACCAGGAAGCGGCGGTCCATCGCCCCGGTGAACTTGAGCGCGCCGAACACCGCCCCGGCCAGGCAGGAGCCGAGGGCGTACACGGCCAGCACGTAGCCGGACGCGGCCGGGTGCCCCTGGGCCTTGGCGAAGGCGACGGTGACCACCTCGACCGAGCCGAAGACCACGCCGATCGCGCCGAGGGTCAGGACCAGGGTCTGGAGCCCCTTGTCGCGCACGACCGAGCTGCCGGCGTGCTGCTCGACGGGGTGCGCGGGCGGTTCGGTGCGGCGCTGGGCGGTGAACAGCAGGACGCCGACCACCAGGAAGACCCCGGCGAGCAGCAGGCCGGACTCGGGGAAGAGCGAGGTGGCCAGGGTGGCGGCCAGGATCGGGCCGACGATGAAGCAGATCTCGTCCGCGACCGCCTCGAAGGAGTACGCGGTGTGCAGCTTGGGCGGCTCGTCCCGGTAGAGGTGGGCCCAGCGGGCGCGGACCATGGAGCCGGTGCTCGGCATCGCGCCCATGCCGGCGGCGAAGACGAACAGCGTCCAGTCGGGGAGGCCGTAGTGCGCGCCGAGCAGCAGCCCGGCGGCGGAGAGCACGGTGACGCCGGTGGCCGGGAGGGCGACCCGGCGCTGGCCGTACCGGTCGACCAGGCGGGAGATCCGGGGGCCGAGGACCGCGGCCGAGACGGCGAGGAAGGCGGACAGCAGGCCGCCGAGCCAGAAGGAGCCCTTGATCTCGCCGAGCATCGTGACGATGCCGATCCCGGTCATCGAGATCGGCAGCCGGGCGACCAGCCCGGTGAAGGAGAAGGCCAGGGAGCCGGGGGCGGCGAATATCTGGCGGTAGCTGGACAGCACGGGGGGTGGCTCCGTCGGGGTCGGATGGCGGTCTGACGGGTGGGGGATGCAACCATCGGTAATGCGTGACAGTGATGCACACAGCTTACGAAGCGGGGCCGATCGCCTGCATCCGGGTTGTTCGCGGACATCCCGGACACCGCACCGCCGCCGCTCCCGGACCCCGCGCGCCGCACCGGGCCGCCCGTGCGCCGGACGGCCCGTTCCGAGTGGCAGGATCGGAGCCATGTCCGACACGCGCACGCCCAGCCCGACCGACCCCGCGCCGTACGACGCGCTGCTGCTGCTCTCCTTCGGCGGGCCGGAGGGCCCCGAGGACGTGGTGCCCTTCCTGGAGAACGTCACCAGGGGGCGGGGCATCCCGAAGGAGCGGCTGGCCGAGGTCGGCAAGCACTACTTCCTGTTCGGCGGGGTCAGCCCGATCAACGAGCAGAACCGCGAGCTGCTGGGCGCGCTGCGCAAGGACTTCGCCGAGCACGGCCTGGACCTGCCGGTGTACTGGGGCAACCGGAATTGGGCTCCGTACCTGGTGGACGCCCTGCGGGAGATCGTCGACGACGGCCACCGCCGGGTGCTGGTGCTGGCCACCAGCGCGTACGCCGGGTACTCGGGCTGCCGGCAGTACCGGGAGAACCTGGCCGACGCGCTGGCGCAGCTGGCCGCCGAGGGCCGGCCGGAACCGACCGTGGACAAGCTGCGGCACTTCTACAACCACCCCGGCTTCGTCGGGCCGATGACCGAGGCCGCGCTGGCCGCGCTCGCCGGGCTCCCGGCCGGGGTGCGCGACGGCGCCCGGCTGGCGTTCACCACGCACTCGATCCCGACCGCGATGGCCGAGACCTCCGGCGCCCCCGACGACCCGGCCCGCGGCACCCCCGGCGGCGCGTACGTCGCCCAGCACCTGGAGGTGGCCCGGCTGATCGCCGCCGCGGTGGCCGAGCGCACCGGCGTCGCCGACCGGCCCTGGGAGCTGGTGTACCAGAGCCGCTCCGGCGCCCCGCACGTCCCGTGGCTGGAGCCGGACATCTGCGACCACCTGGAGGCGCAGCACGCGGACGGCGCCGCGGCGGTGGTGATGGTGCCGATCGGCTTCGTCTCCGACCACATGGAGGTCAAGTACGACCTGGACACCGAGGCGGTGGCCAAGGCCGCCGAGCTCGGCCTGCCGGTCGCCCGGGCCGCCACCGTCGGCGCCGACCCGCGGTTCGCCGCCGCCGTCCGGGACCTGGTGCTGGAGCGGGCCGCCGCCCAGCGCGGCGAGCCGGTCACCCGGTGCGCGCTGGGCGCCCTCGGCCCCAGCCACGACCGGTGCGCCGCCGCCTGCTGCCCCAACCCGCGCGCCCCCCGCCCCGCCGCCGCCGAAGAAGCCTGATCCCCGAGGCCCCGAGGCCCCGAGACTCCGAGATGACGAGGAACCGAGACCTGTGACCGACGACCTGCTGCAGGACCTGCTCGCCACCGCCGTCGAGGCCGCCACCCGGGCCGGCGCCCTGCTGCGCGACGGCCGCCCCGCCGACCTCGGGGTGGCCGCCACCAAGAGCAGCCCGGTGGACGTGGTGACCGAGATGGACCTGGCCTCCGAGAAGCTGGTGCTGGAGCTGATCTCCACCCGCCGCCCGGACGACGGCTACCTCGGCGAGGAGGGCGCCGACCGCCCCGGCACCAGCGGGGTGCGCTGGGTGGTCGACCCGCTCGACGGCACGGTCAACTACCTCTACGGACTGCCCTCCTGGGCGGTCAGCGTGGCCGCCGAGCTGGACGGCGAGGCGGTCGTGGGCGTGGTCTTCGTGCCCGCCCGGGGCGAGCTGTTCCAGGCCGTGCGCGGCGGCGGCGCGACGCTGGACGGCCGCCCGCTGGCGGTCCGCCCGGCCCCGGTGTGGGGGCGGGCGCTGGTGGCCACCGGCTTCGGCTACCTGCGCGAGCGGCGGGTGCACCAGGCCGAGGTGCTGCACGCGCTGATGGGCGAGGTGCGCGACGTGCGCCGCGGCGGCGCGGCCGCCGTCGACCTGTGCGACCTGGCGGCCGGCCGGTTCGACGGCTACTACGAGCGCGGCCTGGCCCCCTGGGACCGCGCCGCCGGCCTGCTGATCGCCGCCGAGGCCGGCGCGCTCACCGGCTCCCGCCCGGGCCTGCCCGCGGACGGCGAGCTGACCGTCGCCGCCCCGCCCGGCGTGTTCGAGCCGCTCCAGGCCCGGCTGGAGGAGCTCGGCGCCTGGCACGACTGAGCCCCGCCCGCGGGCAGCGAAAAGCCCCGGTCCGGAGAACCGGACCGGGGCGCTCGTCGTACGGATCGTGCGCGGGTCGTGCGGGGAGGGACGGTCAGGCGGCGGAGCGGTGCGTGCCGAGGACCGGGTCGACGCCGTGTTCGGTGGCGAGACGCTGGAGGTCCTCCAACTCGGACTGCTCGACCTCGGCCAGGAACTCGTCCCCGGACTCGATCGCGCGGTGCAGATCCTGCTCGGCGTTCTTGATCCGCTGAAGGATTCCGGCGGTGAAGGCGTCCATACGGGCCCCCTTTGCTGTGTCGGACGGGCGCGGTCCGAGCGACCCCCCGGCTTGGAACCTGACAAACCCCGGCGGGCACCTCGGACCGGATGCAGGTTCCGGTCGGGCGCTCGTGCGGCACTGGAGCCGCGACCCGGTGGCGTTCCGTCCCAGGCCGGTGCGGATGGGGCACTCGGCGGGTGGTGGTGGCCGCGACGCGCCGGAAGACGGCATCACGGTGTGCAGGTGTCCTCCCCACCCCCGGCTCAAGGAAACCTCCAACTCCCGGAAAAGTTGCCCGAGTCACAGTCCAAACAGGTACCGGCCGCTCCGTTTTCGCGGACGGCGCACCGGACTTACGACTGCTTTACCGCGCGACCAGGCAGGATGGAGGCACCGTCGGACCCGCCTGCCCGGGTCCGCGCCCGGCGCACCAGCGGCCCGCGCGGGCGGACACGGTCAGGGCCGTTCCAGCAGAAGGGACAACCACCGTGCGGGTACTCGTCGTCGAGGACGAGCAGCTGCTCGCCGAGGCCGTCGCCACCGGCCTGCGCCGGGAGGCCATGGCCGTCGACGTCGTCTACGACGGGGAGGCCGCCCTCCAGCGGATCGCCGTGAACGACTACGACGTGGTGGTGCTCGACCGGGACCTCCCGCTGGTCCACGGCGACGACGTCTGCCGCCGGGTGGTCGAACAGGGCCTGGCCACCCGGGTGATCATGCTCACCGCCTCCGGGGACATCAGCGACCGGGTCGAGGGCCTGGAGATCGGCGCCGACGACTACCTCCCCAAGCCGTTCGCCTTCAGCGAACTCGTCGCCCGGGTGCGCGCCCTGGGCCGCCGCGCCACCGTCCCGCTGCCCCCCGTGCTGGAACGCTCCGGGATCAGCCTGGACCCGGGCCGCCGCGAGGTCATCCGGGACGGCAAGCCCGTCCAGCTCGCCCCCAAGGAGTTCGCCGTCCTGGAGGTCCTGATGCGGGCCGGCGGCGCCGTGGTCTCCGCCGAACAGCTGCTGGAGAAGGCCTGGGACGAGCACACCGACCCGTTCACCAACGTGGTCCGCGTCACCGTGATGACGCTGCGCCGCAAGCTCGGGGACCCGCCGGTGATCGTCACCGTGCCCGGCTCCGGCTACCGGGTGTGACCCGCACCCCCGAAGAACCCGCCAGCTGAGAGGACTTCCGGCCATGACCACCCCGCCACTCCCCGGCGGGGCCCCCGGCACGCCCGCCTCGGGCCCGGACCAGGTGCCCCCGCGACCGACGCACCCCCCGCGCCGCTCCGACCGCGACCGAGCCGACGACACGTACCACCCCGGCGACGGCCTGTTCGCCTGGCTGTCGCTGCGCCCCACCATCCGGATCCGGCTCACCCTGCTGTACGGCGGGATGTTCCTGATGGCGGGCGTGGTCCTGCTGCTGCTGATGTACTACTTCGTCCGCTCGGCCTTCGACCAGGCCCAGCTGCCGCACCTCACCCTCGGCCGGGGCGTCGCGATCACCGTCAACGGCGAGACGATCAGCGACCAGAACACCCTGGACCAGATGATGAACGCCCTCCAGGAGGGCAACAGCAACCAGGCCCTGTCCACCCTGCTGCGCCGCGCCCTGACCGCCCTGGTCTTCCTGGC
The window above is part of the Kitasatospora sp. NA04385 genome. Proteins encoded here:
- a CDS encoding sulfurtransferase, with product MTSPLITVAELADALGTDRAPVLLDIRWALGGPPGAEEYAGGHLPGAHYLDLDHELADPPGPAGRHPLPDPDRLAAALRRAGVSADRPVVAYDAGPALSAARAWWLLRWAGHPDVRVLDGGLAAWTAAGHPLTTDTPAPGDGDFKVEPGHLPTVDAAGAAELARTGLLLDARAGERYRGETEPIDPRAGHIPGAASAPTAENLAADGRFLPPAALAARFAALRLTDPAATAVYCGSGVTAAHQILALTVAGHDGVALYPGSWSEWSANPDNPVA
- a CDS encoding D-arabinono-1,4-lactone oxidase; amino-acid sequence: MTEVWRNWAGNQSARPARVVAPGSVEELSAAVVAAGQAGLPVKAVGSGHSFTSIAAAGDAVLVRPDNLTAVRSIDRAAGTVTVESGLPLQRLNRLLAAAGLSLTNMGDIEVQTVAGATSTGTHGTGRDSGSLAAQIQQVEIVLADGSVRTCSATEDPELFQGARLGLGALGVVSALTFAVEPMFLLSAHEKPMGFDEVLHSFDDLTAVNEHFEFYWFPHTDRCSTKRNNRSQGPAEPLPKFKAWLDDDFVSNTVWEGACRVGRSFPGAIPTIAKIASRAWSERRFTDQPYKVYTSPRKVRFIEMEYAVPREAATEVLRELRAMVERSDWRISFPVEVRVAPADDLWLSTANGRDSAYIAVHLYRGTRELSYFTEVEKLMAAHRGRPHWGKLHTRDAEYLSSVYPHFGDFTALRDKVDPERRFANDYLRRVLGA
- a CDS encoding MFS transporter, with protein sequence MLSSYRQIFAAPGSLAFSFTGLVARLPISMTGIGIVTMLGEIKGSFWLGGLLSAFLAVSAAVLGPRISRLVDRYGQRRVALPATGVTVLSAAGLLLGAHYGLPDWTLFVFAAGMGAMPSTGSMVRARWAHLYRDEPPKLHTAYSFEAVADEICFIVGPILAATLATSLFPESGLLLAGVFLVVGVLLFTAQRRTEPPAHPVEQHAGSSVVRDKGLQTLVLTLGAIGVVFGSVEVVTVAFAKAQGHPAASGYVLAVYALGSCLAGAVFGALKFTGAMDRRFLVGVGVMAAGMAPLVLAAQFLHGTAALFGVGAALFLSGLAISPTLITAMALVERLVPAARLTEGMTWTTTGLALGVAAGSSAAGIVVDAAGSAHGYWVPVAAAVLAATVGYAGLPRLRTQLLTAVQAPAAQAPSGAR
- a CDS encoding alkaline phosphatase family protein — translated: MHHEDPFDPLDPADAPAPRYGCASLSDLLPTLAAGLGVPGYRPVLPLEPADRVCVFLVDGLGWELIRANPDWAPFLNSLTAGRAPITAGFPSTTATSLASVGTGLPPGQHGLAGYTVMIPDSGRLMNQLRWNPPVDPHAWQPYPTVFELAHRAGVATAQVSSPLFASTPLTQVALSGGTFLGRTTGEERIDRAAAWLAEHDRALVYTYLSELDAAGHRFGVDSDEWRLTLFTVDRLARRLAEQLPPRSALYVTADHGMIDIAPEHRIDFDEDWELSAGVALLGGEGRARHVYAHPGAAADVHAVWSEVLGEQMWVATREQAVAAGWFGPAVDERVLPRIGDVVAAARDDIAIIASRSEPGESQMVGLHGSMTPVEQLVPLLEVRG
- a CDS encoding thymidine kinase, translated to MAELVFFSGTMDCGKSTLALQMDHNHAARGRQGIIFTRHDRAGAATISSRLGLRADAVEVGDAFEFQAYVVHLLSAGGKVDYLICDEAQFFSTEQIDQLARIVDELGIDVFTFGITTDFRTKLFPGSQRLIELADRVEVLQVEALCWCGARATHNARTVGGVMVVEGAQVVVGDVAVNEDEIGYEVLCRRHHRRRLTAATSRAAVLSPDVLPFEG
- a CDS encoding DUF5998 family protein, producing MAKTGTTTQDLRSAIERSGYYPALVSEAVESAVGPEPITSYLVHQETTFDANEVRRHVTVLVLTASRFVVSHTDEQNGDAATPVPYATTSTETVRLDRITSVVVSRMVANPETYTPGTPPREVVLTIGWGAVQRLDLEPAGCSDPNCDADHGYTGSATADDLSLRVSEAGDGPETVAQALVFARALSEATVANG
- the sepH gene encoding septation protein SepH — protein: MTSAGTTREVTVPELRVVAVSNDGTRLVLKAADSTEYTLPIDERLRAAVRGDRPRLGQIEIEVESHLRPRDIQARIRAGASAEEVAQAAGISVERVRRFEGPVLAERAFMAERARKTAIRRHGESTGPQLGEAVAERLALRGAEKDTERWDSWRRDDGTWEVILVYRAEGEHRRAGWSYDPPRRLVQPNDDEARALIGENVEREEDSVFPFIPRIARLPQDRPARPMIERPSADRIMQVREAREATASAATAAAAVPERDSLTSLLDVVPSYRGDLTPIGPSVETTVTEEPEEIEETAAPAASVGAGSAYADILMPRAVAPHRDRLVGTTDRQAEADGVRPGRRATVPSWDEIVFGSRRKKPE